In Alkalihalobacillus sp. FSL W8-0930, a single window of DNA contains:
- a CDS encoding YqaE/Pmp3 family membrane protein: protein MLYLLAIILPPVAVLFVGRPFQAIINLILTLIFWVPGVIHACLLVADKKADQRAKKYGSHR from the coding sequence ATGCTATACCTACTTGCGATCATTTTGCCACCTGTGGCAGTGCTATTTGTAGGCAGGCCGTTTCAGGCGATCATTAATTTAATCCTAACGCTCATCTTCTGGGTACCTGGTGTCATTCATGCGTGTTTGCTTGTTGCAGATAAGAAGGCAGATCAAAGGGCGAAAAAGTATGGAAGCCATAGATAA
- a CDS encoding family 1 glycosylhydrolase yields MKNLNNKTFPENFYWGGATAANQIEGAWREDGKGVSTLDMYTGGSLNQKRKITLELDSNERYPTHEAIDFYHTYKEDIKLFAELGFKMFRLSINWTRIFPNGDELEPNEEGLAFYDNVFSELKKYNIEPLVTIAHYEFPFHLSKTINGWASRQMIDHYVRYSEVLFNRYKNDVKYWIPFNEMNCLTLSQKAYQAGGIIYDESGELINLTKDNAQLRFQALHHQFVANALVVKKGREINPDFQFGSMITHLTFYPLTCNPADIILATREMQMKVYYCADVLHRGTYPSYAAHYFKEEGIEIKTEKEDEMLLKENTVDYCSFSYYMSVCVSADPNQEQTGGNLLGGVKNPYLVESEWKWQIDPIGLRYTLHTLNDRYQVPLMIVENGLGASDEVDELGEINDDYRIDYFRSHIKEMHQAIEEGVPLIAYTSWACIDSVSLGTGEMKKRYGFIYVDKQDDGTGSMKRMKKKSFDWYKNVIATNGAQL; encoded by the coding sequence ATGAAAAACTTGAATAATAAGACGTTCCCAGAGAATTTTTATTGGGGTGGAGCTACAGCTGCTAATCAAATCGAGGGTGCTTGGAGAGAAGATGGCAAAGGGGTAAGTACATTAGATATGTATACAGGTGGTTCATTAAACCAAAAACGCAAAATCACATTGGAATTAGATTCAAATGAGCGTTACCCTACTCACGAAGCAATTGATTTTTATCATACCTATAAAGAAGATATTAAGCTGTTTGCTGAATTAGGCTTTAAAATGTTTCGCCTCTCAATCAACTGGACACGCATTTTTCCGAATGGCGATGAACTGGAACCAAACGAAGAAGGGTTAGCTTTTTATGATAACGTCTTTTCTGAATTGAAAAAGTACAATATCGAACCTTTAGTTACAATTGCACACTATGAGTTTCCTTTCCATCTATCTAAAACAATAAATGGTTGGGCTAGCAGACAGATGATTGATCATTATGTTCGTTACTCCGAGGTGCTATTTAACCGATATAAGAATGATGTTAAGTATTGGATTCCTTTTAATGAAATGAATTGCTTAACTTTATCTCAGAAAGCTTATCAAGCAGGTGGAATTATATACGATGAAAGTGGAGAATTAATTAATCTTACAAAAGATAACGCACAATTAAGATTCCAAGCACTACATCATCAATTTGTTGCGAATGCACTAGTTGTTAAAAAAGGGCGAGAAATTAATCCAGATTTTCAATTTGGGTCAATGATCACCCATCTAACATTCTATCCACTCACCTGCAATCCAGCTGATATTATTCTTGCTACTCGAGAAATGCAAATGAAAGTGTATTACTGTGCTGATGTTCTCCATAGAGGAACATATCCATCTTATGCAGCTCATTATTTTAAAGAAGAAGGCATTGAAATTAAGACAGAAAAAGAAGATGAAATGCTTCTTAAAGAAAATACCGTTGATTACTGCTCATTTAGTTACTATATGTCTGTATGTGTTAGTGCCGATCCAAATCAAGAGCAAACAGGTGGAAATCTGCTAGGTGGCGTTAAAAATCCTTATTTAGTTGAAAGTGAATGGAAATGGCAAATTGATCCGATTGGATTACGCTATACACTTCACACGCTAAATGATCGTTATCAAGTACCATTAATGATTGTCGAGAATGGACTTGGAGCTTCAGATGAAGTGGACGAGCTTGGAGAAATAAATGATGACTATCGAATTGATTACTTTAGAAGCCACATTAAAGAGATGCATCAAGCCATTGAAGAAGGGGTTCCTCTTATCGCTTATACTTCGTGGGCTTGCATTGATTCTGTTTCACTTGGAACAGGTGAAATGAAAAAACGCTATGGCTTTATCTACGTTGATAAGCAAGATGATGGAACTGGATCAATGAAACGGATGAAAAAGAAATCCTTTGATTGGTATAAGAATGTCATTGCAACAAACGGAGCACAATTATAA
- a CDS encoding PRD domain-containing protein: protein MKVIKVLNTNLVFAENEKKEDVILMGKGIGFNNKAGNIIPAEQIEKLYVLEDQAILKDLVKLMEETPPEYLLLTRSIVKMAEETLGKKLFESIFITLTDHLHLAVIRNESGVLIQNRLLWEIRKFYPQEFQVGLKSLEKIKEKINVELPEAEAGNIAFHLVNAQNYEGKIEDVVFMTNLVKDVLKIINHHYSIELDTDSLNYSRFVTHLQFLAQRLIDKRPLESEDHFLYDNIKNTFESEYQCTMILRSYIEKVSKVKMTKEEEIYLTIHISRLLH from the coding sequence ATGAAAGTAATTAAGGTCTTGAATACTAATCTTGTGTTTGCTGAAAACGAAAAAAAAGAAGATGTTATCTTGATGGGAAAAGGTATTGGCTTTAATAATAAAGCAGGAAATATTATTCCCGCAGAACAAATTGAGAAATTATATGTGTTGGAAGATCAAGCTATTTTAAAAGACCTTGTTAAGTTAATGGAGGAAACCCCTCCAGAATATTTATTACTAACACGTTCCATAGTAAAGATGGCCGAAGAAACTTTAGGAAAGAAGTTATTTGAATCCATATTTATTACACTTACAGATCACTTGCATCTAGCGGTTATACGAAATGAATCAGGAGTATTAATTCAAAACAGGTTATTGTGGGAAATACGTAAATTTTACCCTCAGGAGTTTCAGGTTGGTTTAAAATCACTTGAAAAGATTAAAGAAAAAATTAATGTTGAGTTACCAGAAGCAGAGGCCGGTAATATAGCATTTCATCTTGTTAATGCTCAAAACTATGAAGGCAAGATTGAAGACGTCGTTTTTATGACTAATTTAGTTAAAGATGTGTTAAAGATTATTAATCATCACTATTCTATTGAGCTAGACACTGATTCCTTAAATTATTCTCGGTTTGTGACTCATCTACAGTTTTTAGCTCAAAGGTTAATTGATAAAAGACCTTTAGAGTCAGAAGATCATTTTTTATACGATAATATTAAGAATACGTTTGAATCTGAATATCAGTGTACAATGATATTAAGGTCATACATTGAAAAAGTAAGCAAAGTGAAGATGACAAAAGAAGAAGAAATTTATCTAACCATTCATATTAGTCGGTTACTTCATTAA
- a CDS encoding DUF2243 domain-containing protein, which yields MLSGILFGVGMAAFVDEVVFHQLLRWHHFYDLATTDIGLISDGLFHAFSWFATIASLFLLADLKRRQSYIPFMWWGGSLLSSGGFQLYDGLIQHKWMRIHQIRYVENVWIYDLVWNAFAIVMIAVGLFLVLRHKKRASHV from the coding sequence ATGTTATCAGGAATTTTGTTTGGAGTGGGAATGGCGGCTTTTGTGGATGAGGTAGTGTTTCACCAGTTATTACGCTGGCATCATTTTTATGATTTAGCGACAACGGATATTGGACTGATTTCGGATGGCTTGTTTCATGCGTTTAGTTGGTTTGCTACCATTGCTTCTTTATTTTTGTTGGCCGATTTAAAGCGACGACAGTCATACATCCCATTTATGTGGTGGGGCGGCTCACTCCTCAGTTCGGGAGGGTTTCAATTATATGATGGGCTCATCCAGCATAAATGGATGCGGATCCACCAAATTCGTTACGTTGAAAATGTGTGGATTTATGATCTTGTTTGGAATGCTTTCGCTATCGTTATGATCGCTGTTGGTCTTTTCTTAGTACTACGCCATAAAAAGAGAGCTAGTCATGTTTAA
- a CDS encoding beta-glucoside-specific PTS transporter subunit IIABC, which translates to MNYQQIGQDILLHVGGEENIQNLYHCSTRLRFTLKDSSLVDKDKLETVSGVISVVQNDKNLQVIVGSNVGYVFREIQHLASWDFDSSTSEKSEEKGKKRFSIGQFFDLIAGIFQPIVPVIAGAGMLKVVLLLLTMTNILSTEEQTYIILNNIADAGFYFLPILIAYSSAIKFKVNPPLAIVASAVLLHPNMTALFNSGDPLALFSIPLTPANYGGQVVPIILIVWFMSYIGKFAERVSPGPVKIFLTPLIIILITGPIALLALGPIGVFLGNGLTSGILFIQEQVGFVAIVILAVLMPIIVSLGIHKVFIPVMISSIANPGYDMLILVAHLCSNFAQSASSFAVALRSKNKKMKQIALSAGIAASFGITEPAIYGVTMKLKKPLYAAMIGAGIAAVFAGLFELKAYVTVGPGLASLPMFIGEGNNFLIAIITLAISFVATFIFAYIIGFDDPVSDENGKVTDSKPEKNLSQSKEGTLLAPMNADVIALSEVQDEVFSSEMMGKGIALKPKESLLTSPVNGTVAALYESKHAIGIVSDEGIELLIHIGIDTVTMKGEGFEAFVSNGDRVVIGDKLIKFDESLILSKGLDSTTMMIITNTIDYEHIEVISLGEVKNGEPLIKVEKGESE; encoded by the coding sequence ATGAATTATCAACAAATTGGACAAGACATATTACTTCATGTAGGCGGAGAAGAGAATATTCAAAACTTATATCATTGTTCCACTAGGCTTAGATTTACTTTGAAAGATAGTTCTTTGGTTGACAAAGACAAGCTCGAAACAGTATCTGGAGTAATAAGCGTTGTCCAAAATGATAAAAATCTACAAGTGATTGTCGGCAGTAATGTTGGTTATGTTTTTAGAGAAATCCAACATTTAGCAAGTTGGGACTTCGATAGTTCTACATCTGAAAAATCGGAAGAAAAAGGCAAAAAAAGATTTTCTATCGGTCAGTTCTTTGATTTAATCGCTGGTATTTTCCAACCGATCGTACCTGTAATTGCAGGAGCAGGTATGTTAAAAGTTGTTTTACTGCTTTTAACAATGACAAATATACTTTCTACGGAAGAACAAACATATATCATACTTAATAATATCGCTGATGCTGGATTTTATTTCTTACCAATACTAATCGCCTACTCTTCAGCTATTAAGTTTAAGGTAAATCCACCATTAGCCATTGTTGCAAGTGCAGTACTGCTACATCCCAATATGACGGCACTGTTTAACTCTGGAGATCCTTTAGCGTTATTCTCTATCCCGCTAACTCCTGCAAATTATGGGGGACAAGTTGTACCAATCATTTTGATTGTATGGTTTATGTCTTATATAGGTAAGTTTGCTGAGCGAGTGTCACCAGGCCCAGTTAAAATTTTCTTAACTCCATTAATCATTATCTTGATTACTGGTCCAATAGCTCTTCTTGCGCTAGGTCCAATTGGAGTTTTCTTAGGTAATGGCTTAACATCAGGTATTTTATTTATCCAAGAACAAGTTGGTTTTGTAGCTATTGTCATTCTTGCAGTGTTGATGCCAATTATAGTTTCATTAGGTATTCATAAAGTATTTATACCAGTCATGATTTCGTCAATTGCTAATCCTGGATACGACATGTTAATCCTAGTTGCGCATTTATGTTCAAATTTTGCTCAAAGTGCTTCTTCTTTCGCAGTAGCACTTAGATCTAAGAATAAGAAAATGAAACAAATCGCTTTGTCTGCGGGTATTGCGGCATCATTCGGGATTACTGAACCTGCAATTTATGGTGTCACAATGAAGTTAAAAAAACCACTATACGCCGCCATGATTGGAGCAGGTATCGCTGCAGTGTTTGCTGGATTATTTGAATTAAAAGCCTACGTTACAGTAGGTCCGGGATTGGCTTCACTTCCTATGTTCATTGGTGAAGGGAACAACTTCCTAATTGCCATTATTACTCTAGCCATCTCCTTTGTAGCAACTTTTATATTTGCCTATATTATCGGCTTTGATGATCCAGTTTCCGATGAAAATGGAAAAGTTACTGATTCTAAACCAGAGAAGAATCTTAGTCAGTCTAAGGAAGGTACACTTTTAGCACCAATGAATGCGGATGTGATTGCTCTAAGTGAAGTCCAAGATGAAGTATTTTCTAGTGAGATGATGGGAAAAGGAATTGCACTTAAACCTAAAGAGTCTCTATTAACCTCTCCAGTAAATGGTACTGTCGCTGCTCTTTATGAGAGTAAACATGCTATAGGTATCGTGTCAGATGAAGGGATTGAACTATTAATTCATATAGGAATTGATACTGTGACTATGAAAGGTGAAGGCTTTGAAGCGTTCGTAAGTAATGGAGATCGTGTAGTCATTGGAGACAAGCTCATTAAATTTGATGAATCTTTAATCTTAAGTAAGGGATTAGACTCGACAACAATGATGATCATAACCAATACAATAGACTATGAGCATATTGAGGTTATTTCCTTAGGAGAAGTTAAGAATGGTGAACCATTGATTAAAGTAGAAAAAGGAGAATCAGAATGA
- a CDS encoding MFS transporter, with the protein MNELTNQKNFYLIRTSMYLLLIVLFMLGFFERFAPAAFASDLMNEFKISGGALGSITAVYFITYTVLQIPAGILSDRIGPRIIIGTGAIIAGLGSLIFSVSPTVFLISLGRFLVGLGGATVFVGIMKFNTQWFDKRNYGMISGITLLLGNLGAAISAGPLAILLEYVTWRSTFGTTGLLSILLGTLIFFYIKNKPIEAGFTIDLKESIETKEKRIQEKWYVELYQVTINKHIWPIFLASIGTNATFYAFAGLWGIPLLTDSFALSNNQASLYTTIGLAAYGLASVAIGWWSDKVGLRKPFILASSLLSALGWLCLIVLPWEPGWLGLILYTIIGLTAAQMVVSFAAVKELVPSRVAGMALALVNTGVFLAVSLIQPLFGWVLDISSRDSVTVDLISYTFENYSYGLWLTFIISFVGLIASIFVKETYCGENT; encoded by the coding sequence ATGAATGAGTTAACTAATCAAAAAAACTTTTATTTAATAAGAACGTCAATGTATTTGTTACTTATCGTGTTATTTATGCTTGGTTTTTTTGAGAGGTTTGCGCCAGCTGCTTTTGCTAGTGATTTAATGAATGAGTTTAAGATTAGCGGTGGTGCATTAGGATCTATTACAGCCGTATATTTTATTACCTATACAGTGTTACAAATACCTGCAGGAATTTTATCTGACAGGATAGGTCCAAGAATAATTATTGGAACTGGAGCCATAATTGCAGGACTAGGTTCTTTAATCTTCAGTGTATCCCCTACGGTGTTCCTCATAAGTTTGGGGAGATTTTTAGTAGGTCTTGGTGGAGCTACAGTGTTTGTTGGCATAATGAAGTTCAACACACAATGGTTTGATAAACGTAACTATGGGATGATAAGTGGTATTACTTTACTATTGGGGAATCTTGGAGCAGCAATTAGTGCAGGCCCTCTAGCTATTTTATTGGAGTACGTTACTTGGAGAAGCACCTTTGGTACAACAGGCTTACTATCTATTTTGTTAGGAACACTCATATTCTTTTATATCAAAAATAAGCCTATTGAAGCTGGATTTACTATTGATCTAAAAGAATCAATTGAAACAAAAGAAAAGAGAATTCAGGAAAAATGGTATGTAGAATTATATCAAGTTACAATAAACAAACATATTTGGCCCATTTTTTTAGCGAGCATTGGAACTAACGCAACGTTTTATGCTTTTGCAGGTCTATGGGGAATTCCGTTACTTACAGATAGCTTCGCACTATCAAATAACCAGGCTTCTTTATATACAACAATTGGTTTGGCTGCATATGGTCTTGCATCTGTCGCCATTGGCTGGTGGTCCGATAAAGTAGGCTTAAGAAAACCATTTATCTTAGCAAGTTCACTTCTTTCAGCCCTTGGTTGGCTATGTCTAATAGTTTTACCCTGGGAACCAGGATGGCTTGGACTAATCTTATATACGATCATTGGGTTAACTGCTGCACAAATGGTTGTATCTTTCGCAGCAGTCAAAGAACTTGTTCCTTCTCGTGTAGCCGGAATGGCCTTGGCATTAGTTAATACCGGTGTGTTTCTAGCCGTAAGTTTAATTCAACCCTTGTTCGGGTGGGTTCTCGATATTAGCTCAAGAGATAGTGTTACAGTTGATCTTATTAGTTATACATTCGAAAACTATAGCTATGGCTTATGGCTTACATTTATTATTAGTTTCGTAGGCTTGATCGCCTCTATATTTGTTAAAGAGACTTACTGTGGTGAGAATACATGA